Proteins encoded together in one Oceanobacillus iheyensis HTE831 window:
- a CDS encoding ASCH domain-containing protein produces the protein MNEQSVKDIWNAFTKIQRNAPNFDEVDVWAFGDAPDHADGLAKLVLEGKKTATSSSYRNYLADGDSLPERGLHNIILNSYGEAVAIIVTTDVEIVPYHEVTEEHAYLEGEGDLSLHYWQEVHEAFFSRELKRIGEEFSGEIPVVCERFELVYKSKSN, from the coding sequence ATGAATGAACAATCGGTTAAAGATATTTGGAATGCATTTACAAAAATACAAAGAAATGCTCCGAATTTTGATGAAGTAGATGTATGGGCTTTTGGAGATGCACCGGATCATGCTGACGGTTTGGCGAAATTGGTACTGGAAGGAAAGAAGACAGCTACCTCATCGAGCTATCGGAATTATCTGGCGGATGGGGATTCCTTACCTGAACGAGGCCTGCATAATATTATTCTTAATAGCTATGGAGAGGCCGTTGCAATCATTGTTACGACGGATGTAGAAATAGTACCTTATCATGAAGTAACGGAAGAACATGCTTATTTAGAAGGAGAAGGAGATCTATCTTTGCACTATTGGCAAGAAGTTCATGAAGCTTTTTTTTCGAGGGAGCTGAAAAGAATTGGAGAAGAATTTAGCGGTGAAATACCAGTTGTTTGTGAGAGATTTGAATTGGTATATAAATCAAAAAGTAATTGA
- a CDS encoding NUDIX hydrolase: MEKWKTLQSEYIHQSDFGNIRLDKCELPNGTVIEAYHVNEHPDWVNAVVITKEKEIVIVEQFRYAGNDIFFEIPAGNLEQYETHEEGIVREVLEETGYISVHQPILLGDCKVNPATQTNNMKTFLILDAVKEKEQNLDKIEDIKVHLFDFDTFGRMLWRNSVNTQLFTAYAYYMAKDYLTYRNKNDESENNEVQSYRG; the protein is encoded by the coding sequence TTGGAAAAATGGAAGACTTTACAATCTGAATATATACATCAAAGTGATTTTGGTAACATTAGACTAGATAAATGTGAATTACCAAACGGCACAGTAATCGAAGCTTATCATGTAAATGAACATCCTGATTGGGTTAATGCTGTAGTGATAACGAAGGAGAAGGAGATTGTAATTGTTGAACAATTTCGCTATGCAGGTAATGATATTTTTTTTGAGATACCTGCTGGGAATCTTGAACAATATGAAACCCATGAGGAAGGTATCGTAAGAGAGGTGTTGGAAGAGACGGGATATATATCGGTTCATCAACCAATTCTACTAGGTGATTGTAAGGTTAATCCTGCAACGCAAACGAATAATATGAAAACATTTTTAATCCTAGATGCTGTAAAAGAGAAGGAACAAAACTTAGATAAGATCGAGGATATAAAAGTTCATCTATTTGATTTTGATACATTCGGTCGTATGCTCTGGAGAAATTCGGTTAATACTCAATTATTTACTGCGTATGCTTACTATATGGCAAAAGATTATTTAACCTATAGAAATAAAAATGATGAATCTGAAAATAACGAGGTTCAAAGTTACAGAGGTTAA